From a region of the Betta splendens chromosome 5, fBetSpl5.4, whole genome shotgun sequence genome:
- the hdac11 gene encoding histone deacetylase 11 — MSHKDDSEAQRSPHHTDLYSAIPRTCLPIVYHPDYNITFMGLEKLHPFDAGKWGKVIHFLKEEQFITDGNIVEAREATEEDLLVVHTKPYINRLKWSMIVATITEIPPLLFLPNFLVQRKVLKPLRTQTGGTIMAGKLAVDRGWAINVGGGFHHCSSNRGGGFCAYADITLTIKFLFERVEGVSRATIIDLDAHQGNGHERDFLDDRRVFIMDMYNRYIYPGDGYAKRAIKRKVELDWGTEDSEYLEKVELHTEGALNEVRPDIIVYNAGTDILDGDPLGGLSISPHGIIKRDEVVFRAARRRGIPILMVTSGGYQKKTARIIADSIINLQQQGLIGAETLEGEGSSSLVTGLMSSAASAGSRFTAV; from the exons ATGTCTCACAAAGACGATAGTGAAGCTCAAAGGAG CCCTCACCACACGGACCTGTACAGTGCCATCCCTCGAACATGCTTGCCCATCGTGTACCACCCAGACTACAACATCACCTTCATGGGCCTTGAAAAGCTGCATCCGTTTGATGCTGGAAAATGGGGAAAAGTCATTCACTTCTTAAAAG AGGAGCAGTTCATCACTGATGGGAACATTGTGGAAGCCCGTGAAGCTACTGAGGAAGATCTCCTGGTGGTTCACACCAAACCTTACATCAACAGATTAAAG TGGTCTATGATCGTGGCAACAATCACAGAAATCCCACCGCTTCTGTTTCTACCTAACTTCCTGGTGCAGCGGAAAGTATTGAAGCCTTTGCggacacaaacaggaggaacCATAATG GCAGGTAAACTGGCTGTGGACAGAGGATGGGCCATAAATGTAG GAGGAGGATTCCACCACTGCTCCAGCAACAGAGGAGGCGGCTTCTGTGCCTATGCAGACATCACACTGACCATCAAG TTCCTGTTCGAGAGAGTGGAAGGCGTCTCCAGAGCCACCATCATCGACCTGGATGCTCACCAG GGAAATGGACACGAGCGCGACTTCCTGGACGACAGGCGAGTGTTCATCATGGACATGTACAACCGCTACATCTATCCTGGGGACGGATATGCCAAGA GAGCTATTAAAAGGAAGGTGGAGCTGGACTGGGGCACTGAAGACTCTGAGTACCTTGAAAAAGTGGAACTCCACACTGAGGGAGCCTTGAATGAGGTCCGACCTGACATCATTGTCTACAACGCAGGGACAGACATCTTGGATGGCGACCCACTGGGAGGACTCTCCATATccccacat GGGATTATAAAGAGAGACGAGGTGGTGTTCAGAGCTGCAAGGCGGCGGGGCATCCCCATCCTTATGGTGACGTCTGGGGGCTACCAGAAGAAAACCGCTCGCATCATCGCTGACTCCATCAttaatctgcagcagcagggcctcATCGGAGCGGAGACTCTGGAGGGGGAGGGCTCGTCCTCGCTGGTGACCGGCCTGATGAGCAGCGCTGCTTCTGCAGGATCGAGGTTCACCGCTGTCTAA